TTCTTTTCCAAGGTCGACCGTAGACGGGTATGCAGTGAGAGCACAAGATACCTTCGGGAGCAGCGAATCGATGCCCGGCTTTTTGACTTATAAGGGAGAAATTCTTATGGGAGCGGAACCGGATATCGCTGTCGAAACCGGCGAGTGTGCCTGGATACCGACAGGCGGTATGTTGCCACCTGGAGCAGATGCGGCGGTGATGGTGGAATATACCGAGCGTTTGGGAGACGACACGGTTCTGATCAACAGGCCGGTTGGTCCCGGCGAGAACGTGGTTAGAGTAGGAGAGGACGTCAGGCAGGGGGAGGTTGTTTGTCGGGGAGGGCACTGGCTACGACCGCAGGATTTAGGTGTCCTGGCCTCGTTAGGCATAGTGCGCGTCTCCGTTTTTTGCCGGGAAGGCGTGGGCATAATATCGAGCGGTGACGAGATCCTACCAATAGAGGAAGTACCGGGGCCGGGCCAGGTTAGGGACGTCAACTCTTACAGCTTGAAGGGAGCGGTCCTGGAGGCTGGGGGTCGCCCACAATTGTATGGCATTATCCCAGACGATGCGGGGAGACTGCGCGAGGTGTTGGGCAAGGCTCTACATGATAACCGCTTGGTGCTGTTATCTGGCGGGAGTTCCGTGGGGTACCGCGATCTCAGCTTGGAAATCCTGATGTCATTACCTGGAGCGGAACTTTTGTTTCATGGCATAGCCGCTCGCCCCGGTAAGCCGACCATGGCGGTACGGGTCGATGATAGACTGGTGGTAGGGTTGCCAGGTCACCCAGTCGCTTGCTACATGATGTTCTTGTTGCTATGCCGGCCGCTTCTGGGAGCACCTGATCCTGTAAAGGTGCGGGCTGTGATGAAATCTGCCGTAGCTTCTCAGGCCGGTCGAGACGATTACTTGCGGGTATCACTGAGGGATGAAAGCGAAGGCCTGGTGGCTGCGCCGGTTTACGGTAAATCGGGTTTGATCAAAATCATGGCCCGGGCAGACGGATATGTACATATTCCGTATGAGAAACAAGGGATTAAGGCGGGGGAGCCGGTTGTGGTGACCTTGTTTTAGGTTGAACCAACACTGAAAGCAGGGAGACGGACTTATGGTTAGAAGAGTGTACATCGACAACAAGCCGCTGGAAGAAGCATTTGCGCTCTTATGGACGGAGTTAGAAAATGCGGGCTTTTTTGTGCTTGAGGGAGAAGAGGTTGATGTAGAGGATGCTCTGGGGCGTATTACCGTTGTTCCTGTGGTTGCCAAAAGATCTTCCCCACACTAC
The sequence above is drawn from the Syntrophothermus lipocalidus DSM 12680 genome and encodes:
- the glp gene encoding gephyrin-like molybdotransferase Glp: MPEFFKVVRIEEAQALLRSSFPSPRIEEVELGEALGRVLATDVVSRENIPSFPRSTVDGYAVRAQDTFGSSESMPGFLTYKGEILMGAEPDIAVETGECAWIPTGGMLPPGADAAVMVEYTERLGDDTVLINRPVGPGENVVRVGEDVRQGEVVCRGGHWLRPQDLGVLASLGIVRVSVFCREGVGIISSGDEILPIEEVPGPGQVRDVNSYSLKGAVLEAGGRPQLYGIIPDDAGRLREVLGKALHDNRLVLLSGGSSVGYRDLSLEILMSLPGAELLFHGIAARPGKPTMAVRVDDRLVVGLPGHPVACYMMFLLLCRPLLGAPDPVKVRAVMKSAVASQAGRDDYLRVSLRDESEGLVAAPVYGKSGLIKIMARADGYVHIPYEKQGIKAGEPVVVTLF